The sequence below is a genomic window from Candidatus Hydrogenedentota bacterium.
TCCACGGCGATCCCGAGTCCCTCCTCGGCGTTTGCGCCGCCGAGGTAGGTGGACCAGAGATGCGCGCCCGAGGCGCTGAGTTTCAGGACAAAGCCGTCGGTGGTGCCGCCGTTGTGGGAAGTGTCCCATCCGCCGGAGGTCCAGCCGGTGGAGGCGGTGTGTCCGGTGACAAGAACATTGCCGGACGGGTCTGTGGCGGCCCCCTTGCCGTAATCGTAGCCCGCGCCGCCGAGAAAGGAGGACCAAAGGTGCGCACCGGAGGGGGAGAGTTTGACGAGAAAGCCGTCGTAGGTATCGCCGAGATACGCGGTCTTCCATCCCCCGGAGACCCATCCCGGGGAAGAGGTCTGTCCGGTTAAATATACGTTTCCGGTGTTGTCCGCCGCGATGCCGAAGCCCTGATCATTGCCCGCCGCGCCAAGATAGGAGGACCACAGATGCCCACCGTCGGGGCTTAGTTTCACCGCGAAGGCGTCGTTTCCCCCGCCATGCAAAGTGTTCCATCCGCCGCTGGTCCAATTGGCCGAGTTTGAAATGCCCGTGACGAGGACATTGCCGTCCGTGTCCACGGCGACACCGTGGCACTGGTCATTGCCTGAGCCGCCGAGATAGGTGGACCAAAGGTGCGCGCCGGAGGGGGAGAGCTTGACGACAAAGCCGTCATTGGTTCCGCCGTTGTGCGAGGTGTCCCATCCGTTGGCGGTCCAGCCCGCCGAGGCGGTGTATCCCGCAAGGAGGAGATTGCCGTCCCTGTCCGCGGCGGCGGCCCGGACGTGGTCAAACGCGGCGCCGCCCAGATAGGCGGACCAGGCCACTTCGGGTGTTCCGGCCCATGCGGCGGCGCAGAGCGGCATCGCCAAGGCCGCGGCCAAGGCCAACCCTCCCGGAAGGAATCCCACTCTCCCTTTACAAGTCACCCGCTCTCCCTTTTTGTCACCGGCTGCCCAGAACTTCAGACACCGGCGCCTCCCCGGACCTTCCTTTCGACTGCCGGCCCGCTGGCGCCAACGGCGTCACCATCCACCTTTTCAGAAAAATAACAGGATTGTCCCTTTAGGCGCAACTTTCCCCAAAAAGCGTTCCATACATGGCCGGTGTCACAGGCGGCGCGCCGTGTTTGTCTTGCCCCGCGCCCATTCGCTACACTTCGCCGTTGCAGCCATGGGCGCGGAACGGGTCCGCGCCGGGCGGCCTCCGGAGCACGGCATGCACCCCCGGGACGAACATCAGGAAGAGCCCCCCCTGTCCGGCCTCCACGCCGGGGAGGGCATCTTTGATTCCCAGATGGCGCTGCCCTTTCCTGCGGAGGCCGCGCCGCAGCCCCTGGAAAAGGTCGTCAAGCGGGACGGGCGCGAGGAGCCCTTTGACCGGCGGAAAATCGCCGAGGGCATCGTCCGCGCGGCGGGCTCCCCGGACTTTTCGCGGGACTTGGCGGACAGCCTCGCCAATGCGGTGGCCCTGTACCTGCAAAAGACCCTGGGCGGCAGGCCGCCCACGGTGGACCAGGTGCACGACGCGGTGGAGCGGGTGCTCATCCACATGGGCCACATCCCCGCGGCCCTCGCCCACGCCCGGCACCGCGAGCGGCGCGCCCGCGTCCGGAAACTGCGCGAGGGCGACTTCCGCGCGGTCATGAGCGAGCTGCGCGAGGCGCGGGACGGCGCGCCGGAGGGCGGTTTCGACTGGGCGGCGGTGCGTGTGCGGAACAGCCAGGGCGTGACCGGCGCCTGGGACCGGGACCGCATCGCCGTGGCGCTGGTGCGCGAGTCGGGGCTGGCGCGGGAACTGGCGGACCTGGTGGCGGCGGAGGTGGAGGCTCAGATAGCCCAGGCGGGCATCCAAACCATGACCACGTCGCTGCTGCGCGAGCTGGCGGGGGCGAAACTGGTGGAGCACGGCCTGCGCGGCGCCCGCGACCGGCAGCGCCGCCTGGGCGTGCCGGTCTACGACACGGCCCGCATCCTGCGCGGCCAGACGGCGGAGTCCATGCACGGGAACCCCGAGACCACGGGGCGGCTGCTCGCGGACGCGCTGAAGCGGGAGTACGCCCTGGCCGAGGTCTTCTCCCCGGAGGTGGCCGAGGCGCATCTTTCCGGGGACCTGCATCTGTCGCCCCTGGCGCGGGTGGACCGCCTCTTTGCGGGCGCGCATGATTTGGCCGGGGCCGCGCGGCACGGGGTCCGCCTGCACGGCGGCCTGCCCTTCGCCCCGCCCCCGGAGACCCCGGACACCCTGCTGGCCCAGTGGCTCAAATGGCACAGCCTCCTCGGCCCGCTCTTTTCAGCGCGCATGACCTGGGACGGGGCCAACCTGCTGGCCGCGCCCTTCCTCGAAAACCTGTCGAACGCGGACATGGCGCAGTTCGCGCGGATGACCGTCTACGAGTTTGCCTACCACGCCCTGACACGCGGCGCGGACGCCCCGCAGACCCGCCTGCGGCTCTGCTGGAGCACGCCCCCGGCATGGAAAGACCGCGAGGCCGTCGGGCCCGGCGGAAAGCTCACGGGGGAACCCGTCGGAAAATATCTCCCCGCCGCGCGGCGGCTGGCCGCGGCGCTGCTGACGGTTCTCGCAGAGGGCGGCCGGGACGCCTTGCCCTTCGCCGAACCGGTGGTGGAGGTGGTGCTGGATGAAACGGTTTTCGCGGACGAGCGCGGCATGGAACTCCTCGGCCCACTGGCCGCACTCGCCGGAACAGGCGGCGCCGTGCGGGCGCTCTTTGACCGAAACCCCAACGCGGACGCGCGCCCCGGCGGCCTGCGCGCCCAGCGCGTCACCCTGAACCTGCCCCGCGCCGCCTTTGCCGCCGGGTCATTCGGGGGGCTGTGCGCCGGTCTGGACCGGCTGGTGAAACTCGCCGCGCAGGCACACGTGGAAAAACGGCGCTTCACCGAGGAACTGCTGGTGGCGGGGGACCGCGGACCCCTGGGCCTGCTCGCCGGGGAATGGCTCGGCGGCGACGCGCTCCGCGCCGAGGACCTGGCCTTCGAGGTCGCCGTCACGGGCCTGCGCGAATGCCTCGACGCCCTGCCCGAAACCGCCCATGCCGACGCGGAGACCCGCGCCGCCCATGCCGCGCGGATTATGGACCGCCTGGCCCACGCCTGCCGGGACCAGGCGCGCCGCCATGGTTTCCCCCTGCCGCCGGCCAGTGACACGGATACGGAGACCGCCGCGCGCTTCGCACGGCTGGACAGCGGCGCCCATCCCGGACCCGTCGCGGCCCTGCTGGAGATGCGCCCCGAACTGGAGGGCGCCGAGTACACCCCCGGCACGGCCCTCGAACCGGACACGGACACCGCCCCCCTGCCCCGCCTGCGCCGTGAGGGCGCGGCGCACGCCCTCATGGACACGGCCACCGCCGCAGTGACCCTGACCGGCGCGGCCCGGAATCCGGAAGAGATTGTCGCCCTGCTCCGAAATACTTTCCGGGAAACCGCCTGCCTGGGGCTGCGCTTCAAGTAACCCCGCCCGTGCGGTCCTATTCACGGGGTTCAAATTATCGGTCCCCTGCCTTTAAGCCTCGGTTTCATGCTCGATGATATTCCTGAATACGGCTCAGGCTCCAAATAGCCAAAGCGGTCGCAGAAATCCTCCAGATTTGCGTGAATCTGCCGGCACATTTCATCTGCGGCATCACCCTGCCCGTTCTCTTTGGACCTTTGCTCTGCCGTTGAAATGGCGTTTATTTGCCGTTGCAAATTGTCAACAGGATAACCGCCCGCCCTATAGGCATTGCGTACAATGACGCGCAGTCCCATCTCTTTCCATCCCCCCTTTTCAATGCGGTCCACCGCATAACGGAATATTTCACATCCGAGCCTGCTTTTCATAATCCGGCCAATAACTGAAATTCCTTCGTATATATGATCATGCACCGCAATGCTGCTTGAGCCGTCAGCCAGTTTCAGCACTTCCTCCGCAAAAGAATCCAATTCGTCCATGGAATCGAGAGCATTAAGTGCGGACCATAACAGATGAGGTTTTTCCTGGTTGATTCCGGCCTTGACCGCGTTCTTTGCCTCCGCCACATTGTCAAGGTCATAACCTTCCACCTTGGATAAATCCCATGTGTCCCCACCGTCCTCTGCGTTGTCACCGGAGAAAAAGCCGACCAGCAGAAAAGCGCACGCAACAAGATTCATTTGCTCTCTCCTCCATTACTGGAAACAACACAACTGCCATGTTGCCCCGCCTCTGGTGCGCTCAGGACAACGGAATGGAAAAGTTCCGGTCTTCGGGCTGGCCCGCCGTGCGGCCGTGGCCGGGTATGAGTGACCGTTCGGCGAAGGAGGGGTCGCTGAGTCCCAGAGTCTCCACCTCCATGCGGTCGTCGTGGACGCTGATGAGCCGGAACTCGACGGGAAACTCGGGCAGTGACCCGGTAGTCACCTGGGTGACCCGGCCCCTGCGCTCCATGAAGTGCGCGTGGACATGCCCTGAAAAAACGGCGCGCGCGCGGGGATAACGGTCCATGAGGCCCAGCAGCCGGTCGCCGTTGACCAGGCAGCCGCCGTCGCGGAGGCCCGGAAAGCGGAGCCGCTCCGGAATGGGCAGGGCGGGGTAATGCACGGCCACAATGTCGGCGGTGTGCGGCCCGTCCTCCGCCAGCCGTGCGTCCAGCCAGTCAAGCTGCGCCTCCGGCAGCCCCCAGTGTAGCCCCTTCAGATCGTCCTCCATGTCTTTGGCGTCGGAATTCTGCGGCACGGGCTGCAGGGAACCGTCCCGCCAGCACCACCAGGCGTCGAGGACGTGAAAGCGCAGGTTCTTGTGGGTGAACGAGTAAATGGTGGCGGGCTCGGGCAGCCGGTGCGCGAAGGCCTCCAAAAACCACCCCCTGGACTCGGGCAACACGAAGTCGTGGTTGCCCCCCATGGGGTAGTAGGGAACGCCCAGGGACTCCAGCCCGTCGCGGGCGGCCATCATGGCGTCGCGGGTCTGGCGGCTCACAACGTCCCCGGTCACCAGCAGGAAATCGGGCCGCAGCGCGGCCAGGTCGCGCCGGAGACACGCCATCACCTCCGGCATCATGGTGCAGAGGAACCGGTTGTTCCACTGGCCGTCATGGGTGCTGGACAGATGGGGATCAGAAATCTGGACAAATTGCCACATGCGTTTGCCGCCCGTTCTTTTTTAACAATACCAGAAGGCGGGGGGAACACGCCAGCCCCGGAAAATGTTGACATGCCGCCGGCGCGGTTGCTAGATTCGCGCAGCACAGGGCGCGGCCCCGGAAGGCACGACAGATGACCATGCAGGAAGCCATAGCGCTTGTCAGCGGCGGCGGGAACCTCTCGCGGGTCCAGGCCGCGGAGATCATGCGCCTGCTCATGTCCGGCGAGGCGACCCCTGCGCAGACCGGCGCCATTCTCATCGCCCTGCGCATGAAGGGGGAGACGGTGGACGAAATCACCGGGCTCGCCGAAACCATGCGCCGCTTCGCCACGCGGGTGCCCGCCGCGCGCAGGCCCCTGGTGGACACCTGCGGCACTGGCGGCGACCATTCGGGCACCTTCAACATCTCGACCACGGCGGCCTTTGCCGTGGCCGGGGCGGGCGTGGCCGTGGCGAAACACGGCAACCGGAGCGCCACCAGCAAATGCGGCAGCGCCGACGTGCTGGAGGCCCTCGGAATCAACATAGACCTTTCCCCGGACCGCGTGGCCCGCTGCATTGACGAAATCGGCATCGGCTTTCTCTTCGCGCGCGCCCTGCACGGCGCCATGAAGCATGTGGCGCCCGTGCGCATGGAACTCCGCGCGCGCACGGTCTTTAACATTCTCGGCCCCCTGGCCAATCCCGCCGGCGCGGACGGGCAGGTCATGGGCGTGTTTGACGCGGGGCTGGTGGAGTCCCTGGCCCGCGTGCTCAACGAACTGGGCACACGCCACGCCTTTGTCGTCGCCGGGCTGGACGGGCTGGACGAGATCACCCTGTCCGGGCCGACCCGTATGGCCGAACTGCGCGACGGCGCGGTGCGCGTGCGTGAGGTCTGCCCGGCGGATTTCGGGCTGTCCGAGGCGCCCCGCGCGGCCATTCTCGGCGGGGACGCCGCGGAAAATGCCGTCCTGCTGCGGCGCGTGCTGTCGGGGGAGCGGGGGCCCATGCGGGACATCGTCCTGCTGAACACCGCGCCCGCCCTCGTGGCGGGGGGCGCGGTCGAAGACCTCCGGGAGGGGGTCGCGCGCGCGGCAGAGTCCATTGACTCCGGCGCGGCCCTGGAGAAACTGGAGGCCCTGGCGCGCGCGACGCAGTCCTGAGCGCGGGACCGGAAGGACCACGCGCTTTGCGGGGGACATGCCCGTGCCCAATCGTGTAAACTTATGGCGTTCTTGCCTTCCCGGCCCGCACGCCGGATTGCGCCAACCCATGCAGGAAACACCAATGATTCTGGACGAAATAGTGGCCCATAAACGCCTTGAAGTGGCCGCGCAGAGGGAGAAGGTTCCGCTGGACACCCTTCTGGAGCGGAGCGAAACGCTGCCGCTCCCACTTGATTTCCGGGGCGCGCTCCGCCGCGAGGGCATCAGCCTCATCGCGGAGATCAAGCGGCGCTCGCCCAGCCGGGGCGACATCATGCCGGGGGTCGAGGCGGTGGAGCTCGCCGGGGCCTATGAGCAGGCCGGGGCGCGGGCCCTTTCCATCCTCACGGACAACAAGTACTTCGGCGGCTCCCTCGATGACCTGGCCAAGGTGAAGCGCCACACGCACCTCCCCTGCCTGCGCAAGGAGTTCATCATTGACCCCTACCAGGTGCATGAGGCCCGCGCGGGCGGGGCGGACGCCATCCTCCTCATTGTGCGCATCCTTTCGGACGCGGAGCTGAAGTCGCTCCACGCCCTGGCCGCCTCGCTTGGACTCGCCGTGCTGGTGGAGACCCACACGGAGGAGGAAATCCTCCGGGCGCTGGGCGCGGGCGCGCACATCATCGGCATCAACAACCGCGACCTGGACAGCCTGACGGTGGACGTGAACACCACCCTCCGCCTGAAGAACAAGGTGCCCGGCGGCCACACGCTGGTGAGCGAAAGCGGCATCTACCACCGCGACGAGGTGCGCCGCCTCGAGGACGGCGGGGTGGACGCCATTCTGGTGGGCGAGTCGCTGCTGTTCAGCGGCGACATCCGCGCCAAAGTCAGGGAGCTGCTCTTTGACGACACGCATTAAAATTTGCGGGATAACCAACCTGGACGACGCCCTCGCCGCCTGCGACGCGGGCGCGGACGCGCTGGGTTTTGTCTTCGCCCCGGAGGCCCGGCGGCGCAACCGTTACATCGCCCCCGCCGACACGGCGGACATTATCGCCCGCCTCCCGGTGTTTGTCACCACGGTGGCCGTGGTGGTGAACGAGCCGCTGGAGGCGCTGCGGGGTTATTTGGACGTGGTGGACCTGCTTCAGCTCCACGGCGAGGAGCCCCCGGAACTGTGCCGCGCCCTGGGCCGCCGCGCCTTCAAAGCCGTGCGCGCCGCGTCGGAGGCCGATTTGCCCGCCCTGGCGGACTGGCCCTGCGGGACCATTCTGCTGGACGCCATGGTCCCCGGCGACCGGGGCGGGACGGGGACGGTCTGTGACTGGAACCTTGCGGCGAAAGCCGTTGCCGAATGCGGCAGGAGGATTGTTTTGGCGGGCGGTCTGGACCCCGAAAACGTGGGCGAGGCCGTGCGCTTGGTGCGGCCCTGGGCCGTGGATGTGTCATCGGGCGTGGAGTGCGCCCCGGGAAAGAAGTCTCATGAAAGAATACGGCGTTTCATCGGCGCGGTCCGGGAAGCATCCCTGGCCTGACGCGCGCGGCCGCTATGGCCCCTTCGGCGGCCGCTACGTCCCAGAAACCCTCATGTTCGCCCTGGACGAGCTCGAGGCGGCCTATTGCGCCGCCGTCGCGGACGAAACGTTTCAGGACGAGTTAAAGGCGTTCCAGCGGGACTTTGTGGGCAGGCCCACCCCGCTGTACCGGGCGGACCGGCTGACGGCGCATTACGGCGGCGCGCGGATTTACCTCAAGCGCGAGGACCTTGCCCACACGGGGGCGCACAAGATCAACAACGCCCTCGGCCAGTGCATGCTCGCACGGCGCATGGGCAAGCCGCGGGTCATCGCCGAGACCGGCGCGGGCCAGCACGGCGTGGCCACCGCCACCGCCGCCGCGCGGCTGGGCCTGGACTGCGAAATTTACATGGGCACCGAGGACATCGCCCGCCAGAAGCTGAACGTGTTCCGCATGCGGCTCCTCGGCGCGAAGGTGGTGGCGGTGGATTCCGGGTCGAAGACCCTGAAGGACGCCATCAACGAGGCCATGCGCGACTGGGTGACGAACGTGGAGCACACCCATTACGTGCTGGGGACAGTCCACGGCCCGCACCCCTTCCCCATGATGGTCCGCGACTTCCAGGCCGTCATCGGCCGCGAGGCACGCGCCCAGATTCTGGAGGCGGAGGGGAAACTGCCCGACCTGCTCATCGCCTGCGTGGGCGGCGGCTCGAACGCCATGGGGCTCTTCTATGACTTTCTCGGCGACGACCCGGTAAAAATGGTCGGCGTCGAGGCGGGCGGCACGGCCATCGCCCCCGGCATGCACGCGGCCCGCTTCGCGGGCGGCTCGGTCGGCATGCTCCAGGGCGCCATGAGCTATGTGCTGCAGGACGACGACGGCCAGATCGGCGCGACGCACAGCGTCTCCGCCGGGCTGGACTACGCCAGCGTCGGCCCCGAGCACGCCCTGCTCTTCACCGAGGGGCGGGTCGGGTACACCAACGCCATGGACGGCGCGGCGCTGGAGGCCTTCCAGCTCTGCGCGCGCCTTGAGGGCATCATCCCGGCGCTGGAAAGCGCGCACGCCCTCGCCGAACTCGCCCACCGCGCCCCGTCCCTGCCAAAGGACGCCGTGATCATCGTCAACCTTTCGGGCCGCGGCGACAAGGATGTCCAGCACGCGGCCAAATTCATCCTGCCCGGGGAGGAGTTTTAACATGAACCGCATCGAGGAACGATTCGCCCAACTGCGGGAGCGCGGGGAGACGGCCTTTGTGCCGTTCATCACCTGCGGCGACCCCTCCATGGGCATGACCGAAAAGATTGTGCTGGCACTGGAGGAGGCCGGGGCCGACGTGATCGAACTGGGCGTGCCCTTCTCGGACCCCGTCGGCGACGGCACGGTCATCCAGGAGGCGTCCCAGCGCGCCCTGGCCGGGGGCGCCACCCTCCACGGCGTGCTGGACTGCGTACGGCGCGTCCGTGAAAAGTCCGCCGTGCCCGTCCTGCTCTTTTCCTACGTCAACCCCATCCTGAAATACGGCGTGGAGGCCTTCGCCCGCGACGCCGCGGCGGCGGGGGCGGACGGCGTGCTCTGCGTGGACCTTCCCGCGGACGACTGCGACGCGTACAAGGCGGCCCTGGACGCCGCCGGGCTCTGCACGGTCTTTCTCGTCGCGCCCACCACGAACGACGCGCGCCTGCAACTCATCGGGGAGCGCTGCACGGGCTTTGTCTATTATGTCTCCCGCCTCGGCGTCACCGGAGAGCGGGCCGCCCTCGCGGAGGGCCTGCAGGAGGCGGTGGACCGCGTGCGTGGGCATGTGGGAAAGCCCGTGGCCGTGGGTTTCGGCATCTCCACCCCGGAGCAGGCCCGCGAGGTCGCCGGGCTCGCCGAGGGCGTGGTGGTCGGCTCCGCCATTGTGCGGCTCATCGCCGCGTCGGCGGATAACCCGGATCTGCCGGAGCGTGTGCGCGCCTTTGCCGCATCCCTGGCGGGTGCCGCAAAGGGCCGCTGACCGGTCAGGGCGCGGCGGTTTCCGGTGCGGCGTCCGTCAACGGCGGGGCGTATCCCGGCATGAGCTCCTCCGTGTCCCCGCCCTCGCGCAGTTTGGTGAAGCCCTCCTGCAGGTGGACCCGGTGGTCCTGGCCGACATTTTTCTGCGTCAGGTCGTCCAGTTCCTCGTCCTTCACCGCCTCGTTCCACTTGGCGTCCTTGATGGTGTAGAAGAACAGCGGTTTCGGCCCCTCGTGCAGTTCCAGGCGCCCGCCGATGAGCACCGGCTCGTTCACGATGTCCGCGGGCTTGTCCAGCTTCACCTCGATGATGTCGCGCATCGGCGGCGCGTCGCAGAAGTAGCAGGTCATGGGCACGGGCAGGAGCATGAACTCGGTGACGTCCTTGAACTGGTCAATGGGGCTCATGAACCCGCAGATGTTCACCAGCCGCCCGTCCTTTCCCTTCAGCGAGTCGGGGAACGTGGCGCCCGTGGCCCGGCGGCCCGTCACCGCGTGCAGCTCTTTCCAGTCAATGAGCGCCACGCCCTCGCCGCGGTGCTTCGCCTCGAAAGCCGCGCGCATCTTCTCGTACTGGCCCCGCAGCTCGTCCCGGCGCAGCCATCCGTTCACAAAGACCACCCCCGCCAAAACCGCCACCACCCCAATCAGGGTGCCCAAATCCCGTTTTGCGCGTCGCCTCATGCGGCATGCTTCCTTCTTTTTGTCTACAGTTCGGCCAGGTCGCGGGCGATGTCCGTGCGGTAGGCCTGCCAGGCCGGCAGTATCCCCGCCACAAGCCCCATCAGCAGCACGGCGGAATAGGCCGTGATCAGGTCGGCGCTGAAAGACAGCGCCGACACATGGAACCCCAGCCGCTCCGCAAGGTAGAGCCCGAGGGCATAGCATACCACGGAACCCAGCGCCCACCCGGCAGCCAGGCCCAGCACCGTGACCCAGAACGCCTCGATGATGACCGCGCCGAATATCTCGCCGCGCGTCGCGCCCAGGGCGCGCATGACCGCCAGGTCGCGCTTGCGCTGGAGAATGGACATGTACAGCCCGATGAGGATGGACATGGACGAGATCACCACCACCAGGTAGCCGATGGCCAGCAGCACCGCCTTCGCCGTGCCCAGCAACTGCTCGTACAGTTTCTGGATTTCGTTCACCGGCACCGCCGCCATGACGTTGAAGGCCTTGTTGATGCTGTCCTTGTATTCGAAGCGCAGGGCGGGCGAGGCCAGCTTGATCAGCCCCGCCGTGATTTCCCGCCCATGGTCATGCCCGTGGTCGTGGCTGTGGTCATGGGTCGGGTCGTCGCATTCCTCAGGTTCGCCGCCGTGGTCATGGATGTCCCAAACCGACTCGAGATTGCAGAAAATGGCCCGGTCGTTCGGGGTGCCCGAACGCTCCATCACGCCGACCACCGTGTACGGCTTGTCCTCGTGCGCGTGGGCGCCCTGCATCTCCACAAAACCGTGGGTGCCGATGAAGGTGGCGCCGGGCTTCAGTCCGGTGTCCTGGGCGACCGCCGCACCGATCACAGCCTCATAGTTTTTCTCGTAATGCCGGCCCTCCTCCAGGGCGTAGGGGCGGCGTCCGCCCCACTCGAAATCCATCAGCGCGCGGTCCGTCCCCACGATCCGGTAGCCCTTGAAGGTGTCGCCCATGCTGACGGGGAACGCCGCCACCACGTCCTCCAGTTCCCGTATCTTCTCAAAATCATCCAGGGCCATGTTCCCCGTCGGCGCGTCCAGAAAGTACACCGTGCTCAACACCAGTTGGAGCGGGTTCCCCTTCGCGCCGACGACCAGGTCGAAGGCCTGCCCCTCCTCCTCGAAGCGCTTCTGCGTCTGCTCGCGCAGGGTGAGCACCGCCGAGATGAGCGCCACGCCCAGGGCCACCGAGATGATGGTCATGGCCGTGGTCAGTTTCCGGTTCCACAGATAGCTCCACGCGATGTGCCACAGGCTCATGACGCCACCTCCCGCACCAGGCCGGAGCAGTCGAACACGGACGGCAGCCGCTCGGCCGTGGCCCGGTCATGGGTCACCAGCAGCAGCGTCACCCCCTCCTCCGCGCACAGTTCCAGCAGCAGCGCCATCACCGACTCCGCCGTCTTCGGGTCCAGGCTGCCCGTCGGCTCGTCCGCCACGATCAGCTTGGGGCGGTTCACCAGCGCCCGCGCAATCGCCACCCGCTGCCGCTCGCCCACGCTCAATGTCGCCGGTTTGCTGTGCATCCGGTGGCCCAGCCGCACCCGCTCCAGCATGGCCGTGGCGCGCGCGCCCCATTCCTTTTCCGGCACCACGTCCGCGAAGCGCA
It includes:
- a CDS encoding DUF3299 domain-containing protein, whose product is MRRRAKRDLGTLIGVVAVLAGVVFVNGWLRRDELRGQYEKMRAAFEAKHRGEGVALIDWKELHAVTGRRATGATFPDSLKGKDGRLVNICGFMSPIDQFKDVTEFMLLPVPMTCYFCDAPPMRDIIEVKLDKPADIVNEPVLIGGRLELHEGPKPLFFYTIKDAKWNEAVKDEELDDLTQKNVGQDHRVHLQEGFTKLREGGDTEELMPGYAPPLTDAAPETAAP
- the trpB gene encoding tryptophan synthase subunit beta; this encodes MKEYGVSSARSGKHPWPDARGRYGPFGGRYVPETLMFALDELEAAYCAAVADETFQDELKAFQRDFVGRPTPLYRADRLTAHYGGARIYLKREDLAHTGAHKINNALGQCMLARRMGKPRVIAETGAGQHGVATATAAARLGLDCEIYMGTEDIARQKLNVFRMRLLGAKVVAVDSGSKTLKDAINEAMRDWVTNVEHTHYVLGTVHGPHPFPMMVRDFQAVIGREARAQILEAEGKLPDLLIACVGGGSNAMGLFYDFLGDDPVKMVGVEAGGTAIAPGMHAARFAGGSVGMLQGAMSYVLQDDDGQIGATHSVSAGLDYASVGPEHALLFTEGRVGYTNAMDGAALEAFQLCARLEGIIPALESAHALAELAHRAPSLPKDAVIIVNLSGRGDKDVQHAAKFILPGEEF
- a CDS encoding tryptophan synthase subunit alpha yields the protein MNRIEERFAQLRERGETAFVPFITCGDPSMGMTEKIVLALEEAGADVIELGVPFSDPVGDGTVIQEASQRALAGGATLHGVLDCVRRVREKSAVPVLLFSYVNPILKYGVEAFARDAAAAGADGVLCVDLPADDCDAYKAALDAAGLCTVFLVAPTTNDARLQLIGERCTGFVYYVSRLGVTGERAALAEGLQEAVDRVRGHVGKPVAVGFGISTPEQAREVAGLAEGVVVGSAIVRLIAASADNPDLPERVRAFAASLAGAAKGR
- the trpD gene encoding anthranilate phosphoribosyltransferase: MQEAIALVSGGGNLSRVQAAEIMRLLMSGEATPAQTGAILIALRMKGETVDEITGLAETMRRFATRVPAARRPLVDTCGTGGDHSGTFNISTTAAFAVAGAGVAVAKHGNRSATSKCGSADVLEALGINIDLSPDRVARCIDEIGIGFLFARALHGAMKHVAPVRMELRARTVFNILGPLANPAGADGQVMGVFDAGLVESLARVLNELGTRHAFVVAGLDGLDEITLSGPTRMAELRDGAVRVREVCPADFGLSEAPRAAILGGDAAENAVLLRRVLSGERGPMRDIVLLNTAPALVAGGAVEDLREGVARAAESIDSGAALEKLEALARATQS
- a CDS encoding phosphoribosylanthranilate isomerase, encoding MTTRIKICGITNLDDALAACDAGADALGFVFAPEARRRNRYIAPADTADIIARLPVFVTTVAVVVNEPLEALRGYLDVVDLLQLHGEEPPELCRALGRRAFKAVRAASEADLPALADWPCGTILLDAMVPGDRGGTGTVCDWNLAAKAVAECGRRIVLAGGLDPENVGEAVRLVRPWAVDVSSGVECAPGKKSHERIRRFIGAVREASLA
- a CDS encoding metallophosphoesterase, whose protein sequence is MWQFVQISDPHLSSTHDGQWNNRFLCTMMPEVMACLRRDLAALRPDFLLVTGDVVSRQTRDAMMAARDGLESLGVPYYPMGGNHDFVLPESRGWFLEAFAHRLPEPATIYSFTHKNLRFHVLDAWWCWRDGSLQPVPQNSDAKDMEDDLKGLHWGLPEAQLDWLDARLAEDGPHTADIVAVHYPALPIPERLRFPGLRDGGCLVNGDRLLGLMDRYPRARAVFSGHVHAHFMERRGRVTQVTTGSLPEFPVEFRLISVHDDRMEVETLGLSDPSFAERSLIPGHGRTAGQPEDRNFSIPLS
- the trpC gene encoding indole-3-glycerol phosphate synthase TrpC, with protein sequence MILDEIVAHKRLEVAAQREKVPLDTLLERSETLPLPLDFRGALRREGISLIAEIKRRSPSRGDIMPGVEAVELAGAYEQAGARALSILTDNKYFGGSLDDLAKVKRHTHLPCLRKEFIIDPYQVHEARAGGADAILLIVRILSDAELKSLHALAASLGLAVLVETHTEEEILRALGAGAHIIGINNRDLDSLTVDVNTTLRLKNKVPGGHTLVSESGIYHRDEVRRLEDGGVDAILVGESLLFSGDIRAKVRELLFDDTH
- a CDS encoding ABC transporter permease, which produces MSLWHIAWSYLWNRKLTTAMTIISVALGVALISAVLTLREQTQKRFEEEGQAFDLVVGAKGNPLQLVLSTVYFLDAPTGNMALDDFEKIRELEDVVAAFPVSMGDTFKGYRIVGTDRALMDFEWGGRRPYALEEGRHYEKNYEAVIGAAVAQDTGLKPGATFIGTHGFVEMQGAHAHEDKPYTVVGVMERSGTPNDRAIFCNLESVWDIHDHGGEPEECDDPTHDHSHDHGHDHGREITAGLIKLASPALRFEYKDSINKAFNVMAAVPVNEIQKLYEQLLGTAKAVLLAIGYLVVVISSMSILIGLYMSILQRKRDLAVMRALGATRGEIFGAVIIEAFWVTVLGLAAGWALGSVVCYALGLYLAERLGFHVSALSFSADLITAYSAVLLMGLVAGILPAWQAYRTDIARDLAEL
- a CDS encoding ABC transporter ATP-binding protein, which codes for MVSMENVKRRLGPGVEFFCAGFHAPAGARTALWGPSGCGKSTMLNLISGLLRPHEGVVRVDGAEIQRLSGSALDAFRGERFGFIFQTFNLLGPFTARQNVMLGMRFADVVPEKEWGARATAMLERVRLGHRMHSKPATLSVGERQRVAIARALVNRPKLIVADEPTGSLDPKTAESVMALLLELCAEEGVTLLLVTHDRATAERLPSVFDCSGLVREVAS